One part of the Fusobacterium pseudoperiodonticum genome encodes these proteins:
- the carB gene encoding carbamoyl-phosphate synthase large subunit → MPKRKDIKTILVIGSGPIIIGQAAEFDYAGTQACLSLREEGYEVILVNSNPATIMTDKEIADKVYIEPLTVEFLSKIIRKERPDALLPTLGGQVALNLAVSLHESGVLDECGVEILGTKLSSIKQAEDRELFRDLMNELNEPVPDSAIVHTLEEAEKFVKEIGYPVIVRPAFTMGGTGGGICYNDEDLQEIVPNGLNYSPVHQCLLEKSIAGYKEIEYEVMRDSNDTAIVVCNMENIDPVGIHTGDSIVVAPCLTLTDRENHMLRDVSLKIIRALKIEGGCNVQIALDPNSFKYYIIEVNPRVSRSSALASKATGYPIAKIAAKIAIGMTLDEIINPVTNSSYACFEPAIDYVVTKIPRFPFDKFGDGDRYLGTQMKATGEVMAIGRTLEESLLKAIRSLEYGVHHLGLPNGEEFSLEKIIKRIKLAGDERLFFIGEALRRDVSIEEIHEYTKIDLFFLNKMKNIIDLEHLLKDNKGNIELLRKVKTFGFSDRVIAHRWEMTEPEITELRHKHNIRPVYKMVDTCAAEFDSNTPYFYSTYEFENESTRSDKEKIVVLGSGPIRIGQGIEFDYATVHAIMAIKKLGYEAIVINNNPETVSTDFSISDKLYFEPLTQEDVMEILDLEKPLGVVVQFGGQTAINLADKLVKNGIQILGSSLDSIDTAEDRDRFEKLLVGLRIPQPLGKTAFDVETALKNANEIGYPVLVRPSYVLGGRAMEIVYNDEDLKKYMEKAVHINPEHPVLIDRYLIGKEIEVDAISDGENTFIPGIMEHIERAGVHSGDSISIYPPQSLSQNEIETLIDYTKKLASGLKVKGLINIQYVVSKGEIYVLEVNPRASRTVPFLSKVTGVPVANIAMQCILGKKLRDLGFTKDIADVGNFVSVKVPVFSFQKLKNVDTTLGPEMKSTGEVIGTDINLEKALYKGLTAAGVKIKDYGRVLFTIDDKNKEAALNLAKGFSDVGFSIVATEGTGAYFEGHGLKVKKVGKIDNSDYSVLDAIQNGDVDIVINTTTKGKSSEKDGFKIRRKATEHGVICFTSLDTAKALLRVIESMSFRVQSL, encoded by the coding sequence ATGCCAAAAAGAAAAGATATAAAAACTATACTTGTAATAGGTTCAGGACCAATAATAATAGGACAAGCTGCCGAATTTGACTATGCAGGAACACAAGCTTGTTTATCTTTAAGAGAAGAAGGATATGAAGTAATACTTGTAAACTCAAACCCTGCAACAATTATGACAGATAAAGAGATCGCAGATAAAGTATATATAGAGCCATTGACTGTTGAATTTTTATCAAAAATAATAAGAAAAGAAAGACCTGATGCACTTTTACCTACATTAGGAGGACAAGTTGCTTTAAACTTAGCAGTTAGCCTACATGAAAGTGGAGTTTTAGATGAATGTGGAGTTGAAATTCTAGGTACAAAACTATCTTCAATAAAACAAGCTGAAGATAGAGAATTATTTAGAGATTTAATGAATGAATTAAATGAACCTGTACCAGATTCAGCAATAGTTCATACATTGGAAGAAGCAGAAAAATTTGTAAAAGAAATAGGTTATCCTGTTATAGTAAGACCTGCATTTACAATGGGAGGAACAGGTGGAGGAATTTGTTACAATGATGAAGATTTACAAGAAATTGTACCAAATGGATTAAACTATTCACCAGTTCATCAATGTTTGCTTGAAAAATCAATAGCAGGATACAAAGAAATAGAATATGAAGTTATGAGAGATAGCAATGACACTGCAATAGTTGTATGTAATATGGAAAATATAGATCCTGTTGGAATACATACAGGTGACTCAATAGTTGTTGCACCTTGTTTAACATTGACTGATAGAGAAAATCATATGTTAAGAGATGTTTCTTTAAAAATCATAAGAGCATTAAAAATTGAAGGTGGATGTAATGTGCAAATAGCACTTGATCCTAACTCTTTCAAATACTATATAATTGAAGTAAACCCAAGAGTTTCTCGTTCATCAGCACTTGCTTCTAAAGCAACAGGTTATCCAATAGCCAAAATAGCCGCAAAAATAGCTATTGGAATGACTTTAGATGAAATTATAAACCCAGTTACTAATTCATCTTATGCTTGTTTTGAACCAGCAATAGACTATGTTGTAACAAAAATTCCAAGATTCCCATTCGATAAATTTGGAGATGGAGATAGATATCTAGGAACTCAAATGAAAGCGACAGGGGAAGTTATGGCAATAGGTAGAACTCTAGAAGAATCTTTACTTAAAGCTATAAGATCACTTGAATATGGAGTACATCATTTAGGTTTACCTAACGGAGAAGAATTCTCATTAGAAAAGATAATTAAAAGAATTAAATTAGCTGGAGATGAAAGATTATTCTTTATAGGTGAAGCACTAAGAAGAGATGTAAGTATAGAAGAAATTCATGAATATACAAAAATAGATTTATTCTTCTTAAATAAAATGAAGAATATAATAGATTTAGAACATCTATTAAAAGATAACAAAGGAAATATAGAACTTTTAAGAAAAGTTAAAACTTTTGGTTTTTCAGATAGAGTTATAGCTCATAGATGGGAAATGACTGAGCCAGAAATAACAGAATTAAGACATAAACATAACATAAGACCTGTATATAAAATGGTTGATACTTGTGCCGCTGAATTTGATTCTAACACTCCATATTTCTATTCAACTTATGAATTTGAAAATGAATCAACAAGAAGTGATAAAGAAAAGATAGTTGTTCTTGGTTCAGGACCTATAAGAATAGGACAAGGGATAGAGTTTGACTATGCAACAGTACATGCTATTATGGCAATTAAAAAATTAGGTTATGAAGCAATAGTTATAAATAACAATCCTGAAACTGTATCAACAGATTTCTCAATCTCAGATAAACTATATTTTGAACCTTTAACACAAGAAGATGTTATGGAAATCTTAGATTTAGAAAAACCACTTGGAGTAGTTGTACAATTTGGAGGACAAACTGCAATTAACCTAGCTGATAAATTAGTTAAAAATGGAATACAAATTTTAGGAAGTTCTCTTGATTCAATAGATACAGCAGAAGATAGAGATAGATTTGAAAAATTACTTGTAGGTTTAAGAATTCCACAACCATTAGGAAAAACAGCATTTGATGTAGAAACTGCCTTAAAGAATGCAAATGAAATAGGATATCCTGTATTAGTTAGACCATCTTATGTACTTGGTGGTAGAGCTATGGAAATAGTATACAATGATGAAGATTTAAAGAAATATATGGAAAAAGCAGTACATATAAATCCTGAACATCCAGTATTAATTGATAGATATTTGATAGGTAAGGAAATAGAAGTTGATGCTATATCTGATGGAGAAAATACTTTTATACCTGGAATAATGGAACATATTGAAAGAGCAGGAGTACACAGTGGTGACTCTATCTCAATATATCCACCACAAAGTTTATCTCAAAATGAAATTGAAACTTTGATAGACTATACAAAAAAATTAGCTAGTGGATTAAAAGTTAAAGGACTTATCAATATTCAATATGTTGTAAGTAAGGGAGAAATTTATGTACTTGAAGTTAACCCAAGAGCTTCAAGAACAGTGCCATTCTTAAGTAAGGTTACAGGAGTTCCTGTTGCAAATATAGCTATGCAATGTATCCTAGGTAAAAAATTAAGAGACTTAGGATTTACAAAAGATATTGCAGATGTAGGAAACTTTGTATCTGTAAAAGTACCTGTATTTAGTTTCCAAAAATTAAAGAATGTTGACACAACATTAGGACCTGAAATGAAATCAACAGGAGAAGTAATAGGAACAGATATAAATTTAGAAAAAGCACTATATAAAGGACTTACTGCTGCTGGAGTAAAAATAAAAGACTATGGTAGAGTTCTATTTACTATAGATGATAAAAATAAAGAAGCTGCATTAAATCTTGCAAAAGGTTTCTCTGATGTAGGATTCTCAATTGTAGCAACAGAAGGAACAGGAGCATATTTTGAAGGACATGGACTAAAAGTTAAAAAGGTTGGAAAAATAGATAACTCAGATTACAGTGTCTTAGATGCAATACAAAATGGAGATGTAGATATAGTTATAAATACTACAACAAAAGGTAAATCTAGTGAAAAAGATGGATTTAAAATTAGAAGAAAAGCTACTGAACATGGAGTAATTTGTTTCACTTCACTTGATACTGCAAAAGCACTATTAAGAGTTATTGAATCAATGTCTTTCAGAGTGCAAAGTTTATAA
- a CDS encoding dihydroorotate dehydrogenase electron transfer subunit encodes MKMEDCTVEENVQIAKDTYKMKIKGNFVKECRTPGQFVNIRIGDGREYMLRRPISISEIDRGENLVTIIYRIVGEGTKFMADIKKGSEIDIMGPLGRGYDVLSLTKGQTALLVGGGIGVPPLYELAKQFNQRGIKTIAILGFNTKDEVFYEEEFKKFGETYVSTVDGSVGTKGFVTDVIKKLQAENNLVFDKYYSCGPVPMLKALISTVGEDGYVSLENRMACGIGACYACVCKKKKKDKDIIAYDEKKVEYTRVCYDGPVYLASDVEIE; translated from the coding sequence ATGAAAATGGAAGATTGTACAGTTGAGGAAAATGTACAAATAGCAAAAGATACATATAAAATGAAAATAAAAGGAAATTTTGTAAAAGAATGTAGAACTCCTGGTCAATTCGTAAATATTAGAATAGGTGACGGGAGAGAATATATGCTAAGAAGACCTATTTCAATTTCTGAAATAGATAGAGGAGAAAATTTAGTAACTATAATATATAGAATAGTTGGAGAAGGTACTAAATTTATGGCTGATATCAAAAAGGGAAGTGAAATAGATATAATGGGACCTTTAGGTAGAGGCTATGATGTCCTTTCATTGACAAAAGGACAAACAGCACTTTTAGTTGGAGGGGGAATAGGTGTTCCTCCTCTATATGAACTAGCTAAACAATTTAATCAAAGAGGAATAAAAACTATAGCTATATTAGGATTTAATACAAAAGATGAAGTTTTCTATGAAGAAGAATTCAAAAAGTTTGGAGAAACTTATGTTTCAACAGTTGATGGAAGTGTAGGAACAAAAGGTTTTGTAACTGATGTTATAAAAAAACTTCAAGCAGAAAACAACTTAGTTTTTGATAAATACTATAGTTGTGGACCTGTACCAATGTTAAAAGCATTGATAAGTACAGTTGGAGAAGATGGTTATGTTTCTCTTGAAAATAGAATGGCTTGTGGAATAGGTGCTTGTTATGCCTGTGTTTGTAAGAAAAAGAAAAAAGATAAAGACATAATTGCCTATGATGAGAAGAAGGTTGAATACACAAGAGTTTGCTATGATGGACCAGTTTATTTAGCTAGTGACGTTGAGATTGAATAA
- a CDS encoding dihydroorotate dehydrogenase: MSERLRVQIPGLDLKNPIMPASGCFAFGIEYAELYDISKLGAIMIKAATKEPRFGNPTPRVAETSSGMLNAIGLQNPGVDEIISNQLKKLEAYDVPIIANVAGSDIEDYVYVADRISKSPNVKALELNISCPNVKHGGIQFGTDPDVARNLTEKVKAVSSVPVYVKLSPNVTDIVAMAKAVEAAGADGLTMINTLVGIVLDRKIGKPIIANTTGGLSGPAIKPVAIRMVYQVAQAVNIPIIGMGGVMDEWDVIDFISAGASAVAVGTANFTDPFVCPKIIDNLESALDKLGINHILDLKGRAFK, translated from the coding sequence ATGAGTGAAAGATTAAGAGTACAAATTCCAGGCTTGGATTTAAAAAATCCAATTATGCCAGCCTCTGGTTGCTTTGCTTTTGGAATAGAATATGCAGAACTTTATGATATTTCAAAATTAGGTGCAATTATGATAAAGGCAGCAACAAAAGAACCAAGATTTGGAAACCCAACACCAAGAGTAGCAGAAACTTCAAGTGGAATGCTTAATGCAATAGGTTTACAAAATCCAGGAGTTGATGAAATAATTTCTAATCAATTAAAGAAATTAGAAGCTTATGATGTTCCAATAATAGCAAATGTTGCGGGGAGTGACATAGAAGACTATGTATATGTGGCAGATAGAATTTCAAAATCTCCTAATGTTAAGGCTTTAGAACTTAATATATCTTGTCCTAATGTTAAGCATGGAGGTATACAGTTTGGAACAGATCCAGATGTAGCAAGAAACCTAACTGAAAAAGTAAAGGCTGTTTCATCTGTTCCTGTCTATGTAAAACTATCTCCTAATGTAACAGATATAGTTGCAATGGCAAAAGCAGTTGAAGCAGCTGGAGCAGACGGACTTACAATGATAAACACTTTAGTAGGTATAGTTCTTGATAGAAAAATAGGAAAGCCAATAATAGCTAATACAACTGGTGGTTTATCAGGACCTGCTATAAAGCCTGTGGCAATTAGAATGGTGTATCAAGTTGCACAAGCAGTTAATATTCCAATAATTGGTATGGGTGGAGTTATGGATGAATGGGATGTAATAGATTTTATCTCAGCAGGAGCAAGTGCTGTTGCAGTAGGAACTGCAAACTTTACAGATCCTTTTGTTTGTCCTAAGATAATAGACAATTTAGAATCAGCCTTAGATAAATTAGGAATTAATCATATTCTAGATTTAAAAGGAAGAGCATTTAAATGA
- the tnpB gene encoding IS200/IS605 family element RNA-guided endonuclease TnpB: MKIIKKAYKFRIYPTLEQIIFFSKNFGCVRKVYNLMLDDRKKDYEEYKSTGIKTKYPTPAKYKEKYPYLKEVDSLALANAQLNLENTFKNFLKNKDFGFPKYKCKSNPVQSYTTNNQNTIYIKDSYIKLPKLKSLVKIRLHREIKGIIKSVTISKNSLDHYFVSILCEEEIKELPKTNKNIGIDLGIKEFATMSDCTKVENLKLTKEYEKKLKREQRKLSRRCKLAKDSDKKLSDSKNYQKQKKKVAKIHNKIRNKRKDFVNKLSTKIINNHDIICIEDLNIKGMLKNHKLAKSISDVSWSEFVRQLEYKANWYGRKIVKVPTFYPSSKTCSSCGNTKETLKLSERIYHCECCGVEIDRDYNASIKILRKGLEILKEEKVS; the protein is encoded by the coding sequence ATGAAGATAATTAAAAAAGCATATAAATTCAGAATATATCCTACCTTAGAACAAATAATCTTTTTCTCAAAAAACTTTGGTTGTGTTAGAAAAGTTTATAACCTTATGTTAGATGATAGAAAGAAAGATTATGAAGAATATAAATCAACAGGAATTAAAACTAAATATCCTACTCCTGCTAAATATAAAGAAAAATATCCTTATTTAAAAGAAGTAGATAGCTTAGCTCTTGCTAATGCACAATTAAATTTAGAAAATACTTTTAAGAATTTTCTTAAAAATAAAGATTTTGGGTTTCCTAAATATAAGTGTAAATCTAACCCAGTCCAAAGCTATACTACAAATAACCAAAACACAATATATATTAAAGATAGCTACATAAAACTTCCTAAATTAAAATCATTAGTTAAAATTAGACTACATAGAGAAATAAAAGGTATAATTAAATCAGTAACAATAAGTAAAAATAGTCTTGATCATTATTTTGTTTCAATATTATGTGAAGAAGAAATCAAAGAATTACCAAAAACTAATAAAAATATTGGAATAGATTTAGGAATAAAAGAATTTGCAACAATGAGTGATTGTACAAAAGTAGAAAATTTAAAGCTAACAAAAGAATATGAGAAAAAACTTAAAAGAGAACAAAGAAAACTATCAAGGAGATGTAAACTTGCTAAAGATAGCGATAAAAAACTATCGGATAGTAAGAACTATCAAAAACAAAAGAAAAAAGTAGCAAAAATACATAATAAAATTAGAAATAAAAGAAAAGACTTTGTAAATAAGTTGAGTACAAAAATTATCAATAACCACGATATAATCTGTATAGAAGACTTAAATATAAAGGGAATGTTAAAAAATCACAAATTAGCAAAAAGTATATCAGATGTAAGTTGGAGTGAATTTGTAAGACAACTAGAATATAAAGCAAATTGGTATGGAAGAAAGATTGTAAAAGTACCTACATTTTATCCAAGTAGTAAGACTTGTTCTAGTTGTGGTAATACAAAAGAAACGCTAAAATTATCAGAAAGAATATATCATTGTGAATGTTGTGGAGTAGAAATAGATAGAGATTACAATGCAAGTATAAAGATATTAAGAAAAGGTTTAGAAATATTAAAAGAAGAAAAAGTAAGTTAG
- the pyrF gene encoding orotidine-5'-phosphate decarboxylase yields the protein MKKEVIIALDFPTLEKTLEFLDKFKEEKLFVKVGMELYLQNGPVVIDEIKKRGHKIFLDLKLHDIPNTVYSAAKGLAKFNIDILTVHAAGGSEMLKGAKRAMTEAGVNTKVIAITQLTSTSEEDMRKEQNIQTSIEESVLNYARLAKESGIDGVVSSVLETKKIREQSGEDFIIINPGIRLAEDSKGDQKRVATPIDANRDGASYIVVGRSITGNENPEERYRLIKNMFELGDKYEK from the coding sequence ATGAAAAAAGAAGTTATAATAGCACTAGATTTTCCAACATTAGAAAAAACTTTAGAATTTTTAGATAAATTCAAAGAAGAAAAATTATTTGTAAAAGTTGGAATGGAGTTATATTTACAAAATGGACCAGTGGTAATAGACGAAATCAAAAAAAGAGGGCATAAAATTTTCTTAGATTTAAAATTACATGATATTCCAAATACAGTTTATTCAGCAGCTAAAGGTTTAGCTAAATTTAATATTGACATCTTAACTGTTCATGCGGCTGGTGGTTCTGAAATGCTAAAAGGAGCTAAAAGAGCTATGACAGAAGCGGGAGTAAATACAAAGGTTATAGCTATAACTCAACTTACTTCTACAAGTGAAGAAGATATGAGAAAAGAACAAAATATCCAAACAAGTATAGAAGAGTCTGTTTTAAACTATGCTAGACTTGCAAAAGAAAGTGGAATTGATGGAGTGGTATCTTCTGTTCTTGAAACAAAGAAAATTAGAGAACAAAGTGGAGAAGACTTCATAATAATTAATCCTGGAATAAGATTAGCAGAAGATTCAAAAGGTGACCAAAAAAGAGTTGCTACTCCAATAGATGCAAATAGAGATGGAGCAAGTTATATTGTTGTTGGTAGATCAATAACTGGAAATGAAAATCCAGAAGAAAGATATAGACTTATAAAAAATATGTTTGAACTGGGAGATAAATATGAGAAGTAA
- the pyrE gene encoding orotate phosphoribosyltransferase gives MLDREIINALLDIKAVELRVDKENWFTWASGIKSPIYCDNRLTMSYPKIRKQIAEGFVKKIKELYPNVDYIVGTATAGIPHAAWISDIMDLPMLYVRGSAKDHGKTNQIEGKYEKGKKVVVIEDLISTGKSSVLAAQALQEEGLEVLGVIAIFSYNLNKAKEKFDEANIPFSTLTNYDVLLELAKETGLIGDKENQILVDWRNNL, from the coding sequence ATGTTAGATAGAGAAATAATAAATGCATTGTTAGATATTAAAGCTGTTGAATTGAGAGTGGATAAAGAAAATTGGTTTACTTGGGCTTCTGGAATAAAATCACCAATATACTGTGATAATAGACTTACTATGTCATATCCTAAAATAAGAAAACAAATAGCAGAAGGTTTTGTTAAAAAGATTAAAGAACTATATCCTAATGTTGACTATATAGTTGGAACAGCTACTGCTGGTATTCCTCATGCTGCTTGGATAAGTGATATTATGGATTTACCAATGTTATATGTTAGAGGTTCTGCTAAAGATCATGGAAAGACTAACCAAATAGAAGGTAAATATGAAAAAGGTAAAAAAGTTGTAGTAATAGAAGATTTAATTTCAACTGGAAAGTCTTCAGTTTTAGCTGCACAAGCTTTACAAGAAGAAGGATTAGAAGTTTTAGGAGTAATTGCAATATTTAGTTATAACCTAAATAAAGCAAAAGAAAAATTTGATGAAGCTAATATACCTTTCTCAACTCTTACAAACTATGATGTATTGTTAGAACTTGCAAAAGAAACAGGACTTATTGGAGATAAAGAAAATCAAATTCTAGTTGATTGGAGAAACAATCTATAA
- a CDS encoding histidinol-phosphatase HisJ family protein: MFDQHVHSNFSFDSNEALENYINVSNKNDVVTTEHLDFANPIINYEDSSIEYLKYIEEIDSLNKKYSNKFFSGIEIDYTPNSEKRIEDFLKDKNFNLKLLSIHQNGLYDYMCVNKKLISLEALIQEYFEQMIQALESSIEFNVLAHFEYGIRIIDISVTDFDSLASKFLNKIIELIIKKEIAFEVNTKSMYKYKKENLYSYMIEKYLKKGGKLFTLGSDAHNIKDYAYKFDEARKFLLDRNIKEIILFKDKIKMEKI, translated from the coding sequence ATGTTTGATCAACATGTGCATTCAAATTTTTCATTTGATTCGAATGAAGCTTTAGAAAATTACATAAATGTTTCTAATAAGAATGACGTTGTAACGACAGAACATTTAGACTTTGCTAATCCTATAATTAACTATGAAGATAGTTCAATTGAATATTTAAAGTATATTGAAGAAATAGATAGCTTAAATAAAAAATATTCAAATAAATTTTTTTCAGGAATAGAAATAGATTATACTCCAAACTCTGAAAAAAGAATAGAAGATTTTTTAAAAGATAAAAATTTTAATTTAAAACTTCTATCTATTCATCAAAATGGATTATATGATTATATGTGTGTCAATAAAAAACTAATAAGTCTAGAAGCTTTAATTCAAGAATATTTTGAACAGATGATACAAGCTTTAGAAAGTTCAATAGAATTTAATGTTTTAGCACATTTTGAGTATGGAATAAGGATAATTGATATTTCAGTTACAGACTTTGATAGTTTAGCAAGTAAATTTTTAAATAAAATTATTGAACTCATAATAAAAAAAGAAATTGCCTTTGAAGTAAATACTAAAAGTATGTATAAATATAAAAAAGAAAATCTATATAGTTATATGATAGAAAAATATTTAAAAAAAGGTGGAAAACTTTTTACTTTAGGCTCTGATGCACATAATATAAAAGACTATGCTTATAAATTTGATGAAGCAAGAAAGTTTTTGTTGGATAGGAATATAAAAGAAATTATCTTATTTAAAGATAAAATAAAAATGGAAAAAATTTAA
- a CDS encoding toxin-antitoxin system YwqK family antitoxin, which translates to MSEKEIYSGPNFRYRPDKNNFTEKEGSEFFYYESGQLKAEYNYKNGKLDGFAREYYENGQLIAEGNYSNGKLEGISKMYYESGQLRSENSYKNNLLNGISKTYYENGQLKEEVNYKDGQVVQENLETELKDFCNIAYEDDKLKLEFD; encoded by the coding sequence ATGAGTGAAAAAGAAATTTATAGTGGTCCTAATTTCAGGTATCGGCCAGATAAAAACAATTTCACTGAAAAAGAAGGTTCCGAGTTCTTCTATTATGAAAGTGGACAGTTAAAGGCCGAGTATAATTACAAGAACGGAAAACTTGATGGTTTTGCAAGAGAATATTATGAAAATGGGCAGCTTATAGCTGAAGGTAACTACTCAAATGGTAAGTTAGAAGGTATTTCTAAAATGTACTATGAAAGTGGTCAGTTAAGATCTGAAAACAGTTACAAAAACAATCTTCTTAATGGAATTTCTAAAACTTACTATGAAAATGGTCAATTGAAAGAAGAAGTTAACTACAAGGACGGTCAAGTTGTACAAGAAAATTTAGAAACTGAATTAAAAGATTTCTGTAACATTGCTTATGAAGATGATAAATTAAAATTAGAATTTGATTAA
- the ggt gene encoding gamma-glutamyltransferase — MKKLFASVVLGLSLVSSLVYADDWKPYDKNGNVLRTDRDATGKNAVVSTARYEASKIGLDILENGGNAIDAAVGVGFALGVCEPQSSGIGGGGFMIVRFAKTGETKFIDFRETAPKGANPDMWDVDKNGEVISDDKEFGGKSIGVPGSVKGFLYVLEKYGNLDRKTVIQPAIDLANNGYRVSAIMNMDMKNQLNNILKYPATAKIYLKNGKPYNVGDLLKNPDLAKTMEKIVKDGEKAFYEGEVAEAIVKATVAAKGKMTLEDLKNYKIKISDPVKGTYRGYEIYTAAPPSSGGAHIIQILNILENYDMKNIPAGSARYYHLLSESMKMAFADRAKFMGDTDFIKIPLNGVINKEYAKTLKNKIDETKSQEYTEGDPWKYESNETTHYSIIDKEGNIVAVTFTVNGVFASGVVADGTGILLNNEMDDFDTGHDKANSIQEYKKPLSSMSPTIILKDGKPVASLGGLGAQKIITGITQVIIQMVDYDKDIQEAINFPRIHDAYGELTYEGRIDKNVIDQLQKMGHKVKNGGEWLEYPCIQGVTIKDGVLRGGADPRRDGKALGF; from the coding sequence ATGAAAAAGTTATTTGCGTCTGTTGTACTTGGTTTATCTTTGGTAAGCTCCTTAGTCTATGCTGATGACTGGAAGCCTTATGATAAAAACGGTAATGTACTTAGAACTGACAGAGACGCTACTGGTAAAAATGCTGTTGTCTCAACTGCAAGATATGAAGCTTCAAAGATAGGATTAGATATTTTAGAAAATGGTGGGAATGCAATAGATGCTGCTGTTGGTGTTGGATTTGCATTAGGTGTTTGTGAACCTCAATCTTCTGGAATAGGTGGAGGAGGTTTCATGATAGTTCGTTTTGCTAAAACTGGTGAAACAAAGTTTATTGATTTCCGTGAAACTGCTCCAAAAGGAGCTAATCCTGATATGTGGGATGTAGATAAAAATGGTGAAGTTATTTCTGATGATAAAGAATTTGGTGGGAAATCAATAGGTGTTCCTGGTTCAGTTAAAGGTTTCCTATATGTTTTAGAAAAATATGGAAATCTAGATAGAAAAACTGTTATACAACCTGCTATTGATTTGGCAAACAATGGTTATAGAGTTTCTGCTATTATGAATATGGATATGAAAAATCAATTGAATAATATTTTAAAATATCCAGCTACTGCTAAAATATATTTAAAAAATGGAAAACCTTACAATGTTGGTGACTTACTAAAGAATCCTGACTTAGCAAAAACTATGGAAAAAATTGTTAAAGACGGAGAAAAAGCTTTCTATGAAGGTGAAGTTGCTGAAGCTATTGTAAAAGCTACTGTTGCAGCTAAAGGAAAAATGACTTTAGAAGATTTAAAGAACTATAAGATAAAAATTTCAGATCCAGTTAAGGGAACGTATAGAGGATATGAAATTTATACTGCTGCTCCTCCTTCATCAGGTGGTGCCCATATCATACAAATTCTAAATATTTTAGAAAACTATGATATGAAAAATATTCCTGCTGGTTCTGCTAGATATTACCACTTACTATCTGAAAGTATGAAAATGGCTTTTGCTGATAGAGCAAAATTTATGGGGGATACTGATTTCATAAAAATACCTTTAAATGGTGTTATCAATAAAGAATACGCTAAGACTTTAAAAAATAAAATAGATGAAACAAAATCTCAAGAATATACTGAAGGAGATCCTTGGAAATATGAATCTAATGAAACAACTCACTACTCTATCATAGATAAAGAGGGAAATATTGTTGCTGTTACATTTACAGTTAATGGTGTATTTGCTTCTGGAGTTGTTGCAGATGGAACTGGTATTCTTTTAAATAATGAAATGGATGACTTTGATACTGGACATGACAAGGCAAATTCTATACAAGAATATAAAAAACCTTTAAGCTCTATGTCACCAACTATTATTTTAAAAGATGGTAAACCTGTTGCAAGCTTAGGAGGTCTTGGAGCTCAAAAAATTATTACTGGTATAACTCAAGTTATAATACAAATGGTAGATTATGATAAAGACATACAAGAAGCTATTAATTTCCCAAGAATTCATGATGCCTATGGTGAATTAACTTATGAAGGTAGAATTGATAAAAATGTTATTGATCAACTTCAAAAAATGGGTCATAAAGTGAAAAATGGTGGAGAATGGTTAGAATATCCTTGTATTCAAGGAGTTACAATTAAAGATGGTGTACTAAGAGGTGGAGCTGATCCAAGAAGAGATGGAAAAGCTTTAGGCTTCTAA